The following proteins are co-located in the Chryseobacterium daecheongense genome:
- a CDS encoding glycoside hydrolase 43 family protein, giving the protein MKIKISYIVSFLGFIGLNLLSAQVNSSGKQSTTFTNPIIWADAPDLSITRNGNDFYLISTTMHLMPGAPVMHSRDLVHWEMSGYVFDTLNDNSKYDLLNGTVYGRGQWASSIRYHKGKYYVLFSPNDEPFKSYFYVTDHPEKGKWKLITRTRHFHDASLFFDDDDRIYVFTSNKVFELSPDFKEVIGNQDGTEVFQKDASETGLLEGNQIIKRNGKYYMMMISWPRNGKRRQVVYRADKVTGPYEKKVILEDNFLGFSYAGQGALIDDKNGNWYSLIFQDRNGVGRVPLLLPVQWENDWPVLGDNGKVPLKGEVPLPPFKPKNHLVESDEFSGKTMKIQWQWNHNPVNEAWSLSERKGFLRLKTSRVVDNLYAAPNTLTQRMEGPTSSAVVAMDLKGMKDGDVAGFSAFNGDSGILSVVKEGEEKFIVFSTNEVSLDNKTKAITGVKKEEKKRIPLNSDKVFLRIDADFNLGKDLADFYYSTDQKNWTEMAKDYKMIFDYRRFFMGSKFAVFNYATKNTGGFVDVDFFRVNEAGK; this is encoded by the coding sequence TTGAAAATCAAAATATCTTATATAGTTTCTTTTTTGGGGTTTATCGGGCTGAATCTTCTTTCAGCCCAGGTAAACTCTTCCGGAAAGCAGAGTACAACTTTTACCAATCCCATCATCTGGGCAGATGCACCGGATTTATCCATTACCAGAAACGGAAATGATTTTTACCTGATCAGTACCACCATGCATCTGATGCCCGGAGCTCCGGTAATGCATTCCAGAGATCTGGTACATTGGGAAATGTCCGGGTATGTTTTTGACACTTTGAACGACAACTCGAAATATGATTTATTGAACGGAACCGTTTACGGCAGAGGCCAATGGGCTTCATCAATTCGCTACCATAAAGGGAAATATTACGTTTTGTTTTCTCCGAATGATGAACCTTTCAAATCCTATTTCTATGTGACTGATCATCCCGAAAAGGGAAAATGGAAACTCATCACCAGAACACGGCATTTTCATGATGCGTCTTTGTTTTTTGATGATGATGACAGGATATATGTTTTCACTTCCAATAAAGTTTTTGAACTGAGTCCTGATTTTAAAGAAGTGATCGGAAATCAGGATGGAACTGAGGTATTTCAGAAAGATGCTTCGGAAACCGGACTTCTGGAAGGTAATCAGATTATCAAAAGAAACGGAAAATATTATATGATGATGATATCCTGGCCAAGAAACGGGAAACGCCGTCAGGTAGTCTACAGGGCAGATAAAGTGACAGGTCCTTACGAGAAAAAAGTAATTCTGGAAGATAATTTTTTAGGATTTTCCTATGCAGGGCAAGGCGCTTTGATAGATGATAAAAACGGAAACTGGTATTCCCTTATTTTCCAGGACAGAAACGGAGTGGGACGCGTTCCGTTGCTGCTGCCTGTTCAATGGGAAAACGACTGGCCGGTACTGGGAGATAACGGAAAAGTTCCTTTAAAAGGAGAAGTTCCGCTTCCGCCGTTCAAACCCAAAAATCATCTGGTGGAAAGCGATGAGTTCTCTGGTAAAACAATGAAAATCCAGTGGCAATGGAATCATAATCCGGTGAATGAAGCATGGTCTTTATCTGAAAGAAAAGGCTTTCTGAGACTGAAAACCAGCAGAGTGGTAGACAATCTGTACGCGGCTCCCAACACTTTGACCCAGAGAATGGAGGGGCCGACTTCTTCAGCAGTTGTCGCAATGGACCTTAAAGGAATGAAAGATGGAGATGTAGCTGGTTTCAGTGCCTTCAACGGGGATTCCGGGATTTTGTCAGTAGTAAAGGAAGGTGAAGAAAAATTCATTGTTTTTTCAACCAACGAAGTGAGCCTGGATAATAAAACAAAAGCCATTACAGGGGTTAAAAAAGAAGAAAAAAAACGGATTCCTCTTAATTCTGATAAAGTTTTTCTTCGTATCGATGCTGATTTTAACCTCGGGAAAGATCTTGCAGACTTTTATTACAGTACGGATCAGAAGAACTGGACGGAAATGGCAAAAGATTACAAAATGATCTTTGATTACCGTAGATTTTTTATGGGATCAAAATTCGCAGTTTTCAATTATGCCACTAAAAATACCGGAGGCTTCGTAGATGTAGATTTTTTCAGAGTCAATGAAGCCGGAAAATAA
- a CDS encoding glycoside hydrolase family 95 protein yields MKSGFYITIGLLISIFSFAQKGGKYKLWYDKPAKQWVEALPIGNGNMAAMVYGDPYQEKLQLNEGTFWSGGPSRNDNPDAPKVLDSIRYYLFNGNYKRAQILADKGLTAKTVHGSAFQNIGDFMLDMDNLKDIRNYYREVDIEKAIATTTFTSGGINFKREVFVSIPDHVIVIKLSSDHRNALNFTAKFNSELKKEVKAIDATTLQMDGISSTLDGIQGQVKFNALAKLMTKGGKTQVSEAGISVSNAHEAMILISIATNFTDYKNLNTDEVAKARKYIEAAANKSFKTLVQNHLNAYQNYFKRVDLDLGTSEAAKNPTDVRIKNFATGYDPELISLYYQFGRYLLISSSQPGGQPANLQGIWNNSNKPAWDSKYTININTEMNYWPAEKTNLPEMHEPLIRMIKDLSETGKETAKTMYNSRGWVAHHNTDIWRITGVVDFANAGMWPMGGAWLSQHLWEKYLYSGDKNYLRTIYPVLKSAAQFYEDFLIEEPAHHWLVASPSMSPENIPQGHQGSALAAGNTMDNQLMFDLFTKTKKAAQILNTDSDKIQVWNTIISKLPPMKIGSYGQLQEWMEDLDDPKDNHRHVSHLYGLFPSNQISPFTTPELLDASRTVLIHRGDVSTGWSMGWKVNLWAKLLDGNHANKLIKDQLTLVEKDGWGSKGGTYPNLFDAHPPFQIDGNFGCTSGITEMLLQTQNGFIDILPALPGEWKNGSISGLKAYGDFEVSMIWENNKAKEITIKSGLGGNCRIRLPNEMKLSGNIKLKKAEGKNPNSFFEIPETPKPLISDKAKLNPVEIKTDLIYDFPTEAGKVYTLRWSNKSSEGTI; encoded by the coding sequence ATGAAATCCGGGTTTTACATCACCATAGGTCTTCTGATCAGTATATTTTCCTTTGCCCAGAAAGGAGGAAAGTATAAGCTGTGGTATGATAAACCCGCAAAACAATGGGTGGAAGCTCTACCGATAGGAAACGGAAACATGGCAGCTATGGTCTATGGAGACCCTTATCAGGAAAAGCTTCAGCTGAACGAAGGGACATTCTGGTCCGGAGGCCCTTCCCGAAATGATAATCCGGATGCTCCAAAAGTCCTGGATTCCATCCGATATTATTTATTTAACGGAAACTATAAAAGAGCCCAGATCCTTGCGGATAAAGGATTAACAGCAAAAACAGTTCACGGCTCAGCATTCCAGAATATTGGTGATTTTATGCTGGATATGGATAACCTTAAGGATATTAGAAATTATTACAGAGAAGTGGACATTGAAAAAGCAATAGCAACCACTACATTTACCTCTGGTGGCATTAATTTTAAAAGAGAAGTTTTTGTCTCAATTCCTGACCATGTGATTGTCATTAAATTAAGTTCAGATCACAGGAATGCACTGAACTTTACAGCAAAATTCAACAGCGAGCTCAAAAAGGAAGTCAAAGCCATTGATGCCACTACTTTACAGATGGATGGGATTTCTTCCACATTAGACGGCATTCAGGGGCAGGTGAAATTCAATGCACTGGCAAAACTCATGACCAAAGGCGGCAAAACTCAGGTCTCAGAGGCCGGAATTTCAGTAAGCAATGCTCATGAGGCCATGATTCTTATTTCCATAGCCACTAATTTTACAGACTATAAAAATTTAAATACAGATGAAGTTGCAAAAGCCAGAAAGTATATTGAAGCAGCAGCAAATAAGAGTTTCAAAACTTTAGTTCAAAACCATCTGAATGCTTATCAGAATTATTTCAAAAGAGTAGATCTGGATTTAGGAACTTCCGAAGCAGCAAAAAATCCCACAGATGTCCGTATTAAAAATTTTGCAACGGGTTATGACCCGGAGCTTATTTCATTATATTATCAGTTCGGGCGTTATCTCCTGATTTCTTCCTCTCAGCCGGGTGGGCAGCCTGCGAATTTGCAGGGGATCTGGAACAATTCCAATAAACCGGCCTGGGACAGCAAGTATACCATTAACATCAATACGGAAATGAATTACTGGCCGGCAGAAAAGACCAATCTTCCTGAGATGCATGAACCATTGATCCGGATGATAAAAGATTTGAGCGAAACAGGAAAAGAAACGGCAAAAACAATGTACAACAGCCGTGGCTGGGTAGCACATCATAATACCGATATCTGGAGAATAACAGGGGTAGTGGATTTTGCAAACGCCGGAATGTGGCCCATGGGAGGCGCCTGGCTTTCACAGCATTTGTGGGAAAAATATTTATACAGCGGAGACAAAAACTATCTGCGAACCATTTATCCTGTTCTGAAATCTGCAGCACAGTTCTATGAAGATTTCCTGATTGAAGAGCCTGCGCATCACTGGCTGGTGGCAAGCCCGTCAATGTCCCCCGAAAATATTCCGCAGGGACACCAGGGAAGTGCTCTGGCAGCAGGAAATACAATGGATAACCAATTGATGTTCGACCTGTTCACCAAAACAAAAAAGGCGGCACAGATTCTCAATACAGATTCAGATAAAATTCAGGTCTGGAACACTATTATTTCAAAATTACCACCGATGAAAATCGGAAGTTACGGACAATTGCAGGAATGGATGGAAGACCTGGACGATCCTAAAGATAACCACAGACATGTTTCGCATCTATACGGATTATTTCCTTCCAACCAGATCAGTCCGTTTACCACACCGGAATTGCTGGACGCCTCCAGAACCGTACTCATTCACCGGGGAGACGTATCCACGGGCTGGTCAATGGGATGGAAAGTCAATCTTTGGGCTAAGTTATTAGACGGAAATCACGCCAATAAATTAATCAAAGATCAGTTAACGCTGGTGGAAAAAGACGGTTGGGGCAGCAAAGGTGGAACATATCCGAATCTTTTCGATGCCCATCCGCCATTCCAGATTGATGGAAATTTCGGCTGTACTTCCGGGATTACCGAAATGCTTCTGCAGACTCAAAATGGTTTCATAGATATTCTTCCCGCACTTCCGGGTGAGTGGAAAAACGGCAGCATTTCAGGGCTGAAAGCCTATGGAGATTTCGAAGTCAGCATGATCTGGGAAAACAACAAAGCTAAAGAAATTACAATAAAATCAGGATTGGGAGGAAACTGCAGAATAAGACTTCCGAACGAAATGAAACTTTCCGGAAATATAAAACTGAAAAAAGCAGAAGGTAAAAACCCGAACTCCTTTTTTGAAATTCCGGAAACTCCGAAACCTCTGATTTCTGACAAAGCAAAATTGAATCCTGTTGAAATTAAAACTGATCTTATCTATGATTTCCCGACAGAAGCAGGGAAGGTGTATACATTAAGATGGAGTAATAAAAGCTCTGAAGGAACAATTTAA
- a CDS encoding MFS transporter — protein sequence MQAPQNRNIRWWMLSLVFLATTINYLDRQVMGLLKPVLEKEFSWDEKDYSYIVMAFTTTYAIGYMAMGRFIDRVGTKIGYAVSLIVWSLASIGHGFVKNTIGFIIARSTLGISEAGNFPAAIKSVAEWFPKKERALATGIFNSGATVGAILAPLLVPFILGHYGWRQTFVWIGALGMVWIVLWWKFYAVPEKTKNISKEELQYIKSDQAEKAEEKTKIPLSELLKYKVTWSFAIGKILTDPIWYFFMFWLPAYFSDVFKMDLTKPSLPLIIIYSGTTIGSIGGGYLSSFLIKKGWAIGRARSFTMLLFALMVVPVMFSKYVDNMWMITIIIAFATAAHQGWGANLMTTVGDQLPNSYVSSVIGFGGMLGSAAGIIFPLFIGIVLDTFKKAGNVNGGYNIIFFIAGISYVAAWGLISLINRKKTV from the coding sequence ATGCAGGCTCCTCAAAACCGCAATATAAGATGGTGGATGCTGTCTCTTGTCTTTCTCGCCACTACGATCAATTATCTTGACCGTCAGGTAATGGGCTTGCTGAAACCTGTGCTGGAAAAAGAATTCAGCTGGGATGAAAAAGATTACAGTTATATCGTCATGGCTTTTACCACGACTTATGCTATAGGTTATATGGCCATGGGAAGGTTTATAGACAGGGTAGGAACCAAAATAGGGTATGCCGTTTCCTTGATTGTATGGAGCCTTGCCTCGATAGGACATGGCTTTGTTAAAAATACCATCGGGTTTATCATTGCGAGAAGCACGTTGGGAATCAGTGAAGCAGGAAACTTTCCTGCCGCCATCAAATCAGTGGCTGAATGGTTTCCCAAAAAAGAAAGAGCATTGGCAACGGGTATTTTTAACTCAGGAGCAACGGTGGGAGCTATTTTAGCGCCGCTATTGGTTCCGTTCATTCTCGGACATTACGGATGGAGACAGACCTTTGTATGGATCGGTGCTTTAGGTATGGTTTGGATTGTTCTTTGGTGGAAATTTTATGCTGTACCGGAAAAAACAAAAAATATCAGCAAAGAAGAACTGCAGTATATAAAAAGTGATCAGGCTGAAAAAGCAGAAGAGAAAACCAAAATTCCTTTATCGGAATTACTGAAATATAAAGTAACATGGTCATTTGCCATCGGTAAAATTTTAACTGATCCTATCTGGTATTTCTTCATGTTCTGGCTGCCGGCGTATTTTTCGGATGTATTCAAAATGGATTTAACAAAACCATCCCTTCCATTGATTATTATTTACAGCGGAACGACGATCGGAAGTATCGGCGGAGGATATCTTTCATCATTTCTGATCAAAAAAGGCTGGGCCATCGGAAGAGCCAGGAGTTTTACAATGTTATTATTTGCTTTGATGGTGGTTCCGGTCATGTTCTCAAAATACGTAGATAATATGTGGATGATTACGATCATTATTGCTTTTGCAACAGCCGCACATCAGGGATGGGGAGCCAATCTTATGACCACGGTCGGAGACCAGTTACCCAACAGCTATGTTAGTTCTGTCATTGGTTTTGGCGGAATGCTCGGTTCAGCGGCAGGAATTATTTTTCCATTGTTCATCGGGATCGTTTTGGACACATTCAAAAAGGCAGGAAATGTCAATGGTGGTTACAATATTATTTTCTTTATTGCAGGAATTTCATATGTTGCAGCCTGGGGACTCATTTCGTTGATCAACAGAAAGAAAACAGTTTAG
- the uxaC gene encoding glucuronate isomerase: MSNSIKNKDVFGELFLLESAKAENLYFGYAKDMPVIDYHNHLEPDVISANQNFRSSTAIWLDGDHYKWRAMRNFGTDEQFISGNASDQEKFRKWAEVVPYTLRNPLFHWTHLELKNPFGISEYLSSNNADAVYHHMNESLQTPGFLPQSIIENFKVEALCTTDDPADDLVHHKALKNSGFKTAVLPAFRPDTYINMINPEQYLSGIKKLEKVCGFSIASISDLLNALQSRINYFVEAGAKVADHGFEYFPDTTKWNHSLEKEFSEFLKGNISTFSNPDALCGYLLKELCKMYAEKGWVQQFHVGATRNNNSEMFRKMGANAGYDAIGEPYYAQRLSVLLDALNSEGKLAKTIIYNLNPAFNEVLATLAGNFNEGGIKSKVQFGAAWWFLDQLDGMTKQMNTLSNIGLISTFVGMLTDSRSLLSFSRHDYFRRLLCNMFGSEMERGLLPDDEKWVGKIIQDICYHNTKNYFEI; encoded by the coding sequence ATGAGTAATTCCATTAAAAATAAAGACGTTTTCGGAGAATTGTTTTTGCTTGAATCGGCAAAGGCAGAAAATCTGTATTTCGGATATGCCAAAGATATGCCGGTGATCGATTATCACAATCATCTTGAACCGGATGTGATTTCTGCCAATCAGAATTTCCGTTCTTCAACCGCTATATGGCTGGATGGTGACCATTACAAATGGAGAGCCATGAGAAACTTTGGTACTGATGAACAGTTTATTTCCGGAAATGCTTCAGATCAGGAAAAATTCAGGAAATGGGCAGAGGTAGTACCTTATACCCTTCGTAATCCGTTATTTCACTGGACCCATCTGGAACTCAAAAATCCTTTTGGAATCAGCGAATATTTATCATCCAATAATGCAGATGCAGTGTATCATCACATGAATGAAAGTTTGCAGACACCTGGTTTTTTGCCACAATCCATTATTGAAAATTTTAAAGTAGAAGCCTTATGTACTACAGATGATCCTGCTGATGATCTGGTTCATCATAAAGCATTAAAAAACAGTGGGTTTAAAACAGCTGTTCTTCCGGCTTTCCGTCCTGATACCTATATCAATATGATCAATCCTGAACAATATCTTTCAGGAATTAAAAAGCTTGAAAAAGTCTGTGGTTTTTCCATCGCATCAATTTCTGACTTGTTGAATGCACTTCAGTCCAGAATCAACTATTTCGTGGAAGCAGGGGCTAAAGTAGCTGACCACGGCTTTGAATATTTCCCGGATACTACAAAATGGAATCATAGCCTTGAAAAAGAGTTTTCAGAATTTCTGAAAGGAAATATTTCGACATTTTCCAATCCGGATGCATTATGCGGCTATTTGCTGAAAGAACTTTGCAAAATGTATGCAGAAAAAGGCTGGGTACAGCAGTTTCATGTAGGAGCAACACGAAACAACAATTCAGAAATGTTCAGGAAAATGGGTGCCAATGCAGGATATGATGCCATTGGAGAACCATATTACGCACAGCGATTGAGCGTTTTGCTTGATGCATTGAATTCAGAAGGAAAACTGGCCAAAACCATTATTTACAATCTGAATCCGGCATTTAATGAAGTTCTGGCTACTCTTGCCGGAAATTTCAATGAAGGAGGCATAAAATCCAAAGTACAGTTTGGAGCAGCCTGGTGGTTTCTTGATCAGCTTGACGGGATGACCAAGCAGATGAATACGCTTTCCAATATCGGTCTTATCAGCACTTTTGTCGGCATGCTGACTGATTCCCGAAGCCTTTTATCATTCTCAAGACATGATTATTTCAGAAGGCTTTTATGCAATATGTTCGGAAGTGAAATGGAAAGAGGTCTTCTTCCCGATGACGAAAAATGGGTAGGAAAGATCATCCAGGATATCTGTTATCACAATACAAAAAATTATTTTGAAATATAA
- a CDS encoding bifunctional 4-hydroxy-2-oxoglutarate aldolase/2-dehydro-3-deoxy-phosphogluconate aldolase has protein sequence MSEIVQKIKDQKIVPLFYNESFEVSKNIIKALYEAGIRVIEYTNRGHQALENFTRLKEVSHTEFPGLLLGIGTVKNIKEMDDYANVKADFIITPIISEVLVKHALERNILLIPGCLTPSDINIAFQNGLKLVKIFPADALGKNYIKSVKPVFPGMNFMPTGGIHAETEDIREWLNGGAIAAGLGSSLIGKDVNEEELTLKTKELLQQLNQ, from the coding sequence ATGAGTGAAATAGTACAAAAAATAAAAGACCAGAAAATCGTTCCGTTGTTTTATAACGAATCGTTTGAAGTCTCAAAAAATATCATAAAAGCTTTATACGAAGCAGGAATCCGTGTGATAGAATATACCAACCGCGGCCATCAGGCACTGGAAAATTTTACCAGACTGAAAGAAGTTTCCCATACAGAATTTCCTGGACTTCTGCTAGGAATCGGAACGGTAAAAAACATAAAAGAAATGGATGATTATGCTAACGTAAAAGCAGATTTCATCATTACACCTATCATCAGTGAAGTATTGGTAAAACATGCACTTGAAAGAAATATCCTTTTGATTCCGGGCTGTTTGACCCCTTCCGATATCAATATTGCATTTCAGAACGGTTTAAAACTGGTTAAAATATTTCCGGCTGATGCTTTAGGAAAGAACTACATCAAATCTGTGAAACCTGTTTTTCCGGGAATGAATTTTATGCCAACCGGAGGAATCCATGCTGAAACTGAAGATATCAGAGAATGGCTCAATGGAGGTGCCATAGCAGCAGGGTTGGGAAGCTCTCTCATCGGAAAAGATGTTAATGAAGAAGAACTGACGCTGAAAACAAAAGAATTATTACAACAACTTAATCAATAA
- a CDS encoding sugar kinase, with the protein MQDSSKILCFGELLLHFAPDSEGNWLNEQSLKMYIGGAEYNVAAALSQWKNRVKLLSALPENFVGNQLESQLNNKGIEILAEKTQGRMGTFYLSSDGDMQNASVVYDRFPSVFTQSDFETFSDDEIFSEVRWLHISTITPALSDQAFHKCLQIMKEARTRNITVSLDLNYRALLWQNQNPHKIKELMPFVNVLMGNIWSVEQFLNIPVEYELNGNFDDENLLKQAEKTALEIRRQFPEVEKIANTFRFTNGEQVNYFATLFTDELLISKKYNSDTIKERVGSGDSFMAALIHGILKGNPDQQILEDATKVAFKKLFVKGDTIDESINIETL; encoded by the coding sequence ATGCAGGATTCATCGAAAATATTATGTTTCGGGGAACTGCTTCTCCACTTTGCCCCGGATTCCGAAGGAAACTGGCTGAATGAGCAGTCTCTGAAGATGTATATAGGCGGAGCAGAATACAATGTAGCAGCTGCACTTTCGCAGTGGAAGAATCGTGTGAAATTATTATCAGCTTTGCCTGAAAATTTCGTAGGAAACCAGCTGGAATCACAGCTTAACAATAAAGGAATAGAAATCCTTGCAGAAAAAACTCAAGGGAGAATGGGAACATTTTACCTTTCTTCTGATGGAGATATGCAGAACGCTTCAGTGGTTTACGACCGTTTTCCGTCTGTTTTTACCCAGTCGGATTTTGAAACTTTCAGTGATGATGAGATATTTTCAGAGGTAAGATGGCTGCATATCAGTACCATCACACCGGCTTTGAGTGACCAGGCATTCCACAAATGTCTGCAAATCATGAAGGAAGCCAGAACAAGAAATATTACGGTTTCTCTTGACCTGAATTACAGGGCGTTGCTTTGGCAAAACCAGAATCCTCACAAAATTAAAGAGCTGATGCCTTTTGTGAATGTTCTTATGGGAAATATCTGGTCTGTGGAGCAGTTTCTCAATATTCCTGTTGAATATGAGCTTAACGGAAATTTCGATGATGAAAACCTTCTTAAACAGGCCGAAAAAACAGCATTGGAAATCAGAAGACAATTCCCTGAGGTGGAAAAAATTGCGAATACCTTCCGTTTTACAAACGGAGAACAGGTGAATTACTTTGCCACCTTATTTACTGATGAGCTTTTGATTTCGAAAAAATATAACTCAGATACCATTAAAGAAAGAGTAGGAAGCGGTGATTCTTTTATGGCCGCCCTAATTCATGGAATTTTAAAAGGAAATCCTGATCAGCAGATCCTGGAAGATGCGACAAAAGTTGCTTTTAAAAAGCTTTTTGTAAAAGGAGATACCATTGATGAAAGCATTAATATCGAAACATTATGA
- a CDS encoding glycoside hydrolase family 43 protein — translation MKKSLMNPVFLRNKTHVIAVAALLSISNLSAQTFSDFNYRGNDKIYNDNPLKQDEFYSPILQGCYPDPSITKKGDDYYLVNSSFSMFPGVPIFTSKDLVNWKQVGHVLDRPSQLKVEKGGVSHGIYAPDIKYNKHNDTFYMITTQIAGGIGNMVVKTKDPAKGWSEVQKLNFDGIDPAIFFDDDGKAYIVHNDAPPQGTEQYQGHRVIKMWDYDLEKDQVVAGSDRIIVNGGVDLSQKPIWIEGPHLYKYKGKYYLMCAEGGTGGNHSEVIFMADSPKGPFVPAKNNPILTQRYFPRDRKEKVDWAGHADLVEGPNGQWYGVFLAIRPNVNNRVTKGRETFILPVDWSGTYPVFQNGLVPMKPKLKMPQGVQNQTGQNGFFPNGNFKYNDKLTDKNLDFRWIAMRGPRENFITATKNGVKVNPMETNIKALAPVSSLFHRLQHEDFETSVTLDYKPKSEKELAGITLYQSETFNYVFGITKKDKDFYIVLERTEKGQSKLIASEKISLSKSIKFQATGEKDEISFNYSLDGKNFKNLGGQVSGDILSTDVAGGFTGSLIGLYSTSSNDIVPN, via the coding sequence ATGAAAAAGAGTCTAATGAATCCTGTTTTTTTAAGAAATAAAACCCACGTCATTGCAGTGGCGGCTTTACTTTCCATCAGTAACCTCTCTGCACAGACTTTTTCCGACTTCAACTACCGTGGAAACGATAAAATATATAATGACAACCCTCTTAAACAGGATGAGTTCTATTCCCCGATTTTGCAGGGTTGTTATCCCGATCCCAGCATTACCAAAAAAGGTGATGATTATTACCTGGTAAACTCTTCTTTCTCAATGTTTCCTGGTGTTCCGATCTTCACTTCCAAGGATTTGGTCAATTGGAAGCAGGTTGGACACGTTCTCGACAGACCTTCTCAGTTAAAGGTGGAAAAAGGAGGTGTTTCTCATGGAATTTATGCGCCTGATATCAAATACAATAAACACAACGATACATTTTATATGATCACTACCCAGATTGCAGGCGGTATCGGAAATATGGTCGTAAAAACCAAAGATCCGGCAAAAGGGTGGAGCGAAGTCCAGAAACTGAATTTTGATGGTATTGATCCTGCCATTTTCTTTGATGATGACGGAAAAGCTTACATCGTTCACAACGACGCGCCACCACAAGGAACCGAACAGTATCAAGGTCACCGTGTTATTAAAATGTGGGATTACGACCTTGAAAAAGATCAGGTTGTGGCAGGTTCAGACAGAATTATTGTAAACGGTGGAGTCGACCTTTCTCAAAAACCCATTTGGATTGAAGGTCCGCATTTGTACAAATACAAAGGGAAATATTACCTGATGTGTGCAGAAGGCGGAACCGGAGGCAACCATAGCGAAGTGATTTTTATGGCAGATTCTCCGAAAGGACCATTTGTTCCCGCTAAAAATAATCCGATTCTTACGCAAAGATATTTTCCGAGAGACAGAAAGGAAAAAGTGGATTGGGCAGGTCATGCAGATTTGGTAGAAGGTCCGAACGGACAATGGTATGGCGTATTTTTAGCAATTCGTCCGAATGTAAACAACCGTGTTACCAAAGGCCGCGAAACTTTCATTCTTCCTGTAGACTGGAGCGGAACGTATCCTGTTTTCCAAAATGGTCTGGTTCCGATGAAACCAAAATTGAAAATGCCACAAGGCGTTCAGAATCAAACCGGGCAAAACGGATTTTTCCCGAACGGCAACTTTAAATACAACGATAAACTAACCGATAAAAACCTCGATTTCCGTTGGATTGCGATGCGTGGTCCTCGTGAAAACTTCATTACAGCAACAAAAAATGGTGTAAAAGTGAACCCAATGGAAACGAATATCAAAGCGTTGGCTCCGGTTTCATCTTTGTTCCACAGATTACAGCACGAAGATTTTGAAACTTCCGTAACCTTGGATTATAAACCAAAATCGGAAAAAGAATTGGCTGGAATTACCCTCTACCAAAGCGAAACATTCAATTACGTTTTCGGAATTACCAAAAAAGATAAAGATTTCTACATCGTATTGGAAAGAACAGAAAAAGGACAGTCAAAATTGATTGCAAGTGAAAAAATTTCACTTTCAAAGAGTATCAAATTTCAGGCTACAGGAGAAAAAGATGAAATCAGCTTCAATTATTCTTTGGACGGCAAAAATTTCAAAAATCTGGGAGGACAAGTTTCAGGAGATATACTTTCTACGGATGTAGCGGGAGGTTTTACGGGTAGTCTTATCGGACTGTACAGCACCTCTTCCAATGATATTGTCCCGAATTAA